From the Priestia koreensis genome, one window contains:
- a CDS encoding suppressor of fused domain protein, producing the protein MNLEEYRKQVDLQEDWAPGWDAIDQAFARRYGDQEPAHFATDLHARALFGGDAFLDGYSIYDSPSGYKHIVTYGMTELYANEQAFGGEWSKWGYEMTLKLKENAAEDCFWGIDMLSNLGRYTYTQERFFEPLQFIGGNGESLHIGTDSAITALLVVNDTEIDGVDTVHGRVDFLQLVGITERELTVLKEDREQARTLVERMKKDNPYLITDMGRTTSYL; encoded by the coding sequence ATTGGGCACCTGGATGGGATGCGATTGATCAGGCATTTGCGCGTCGCTACGGTGATCAAGAGCCTGCACATTTTGCAACTGACCTTCATGCTAGAGCGCTATTCGGTGGAGATGCCTTTTTGGATGGCTATAGTATTTACGATTCCCCGAGCGGTTACAAACATATTGTGACATATGGGATGACAGAATTGTACGCGAATGAACAAGCGTTTGGTGGAGAGTGGAGCAAATGGGGATACGAAATGACCTTAAAGTTAAAGGAGAACGCAGCCGAAGATTGCTTCTGGGGAATTGATATGCTCTCAAATCTGGGTCGCTATACATATACACAAGAGCGCTTTTTTGAACCACTACAATTTATTGGAGGAAACGGGGAATCCCTCCATATTGGCACGGATTCTGCCATTACGGCCCTTCTAGTTGTGAATGACACGGAAATCGATGGAGTGGATACGGTGCACGGACGGGTTGATTTCTTGCAGCTTGTGGGGATTACGGAGCGAGAATTAACGGTTCTAAAGGAGGATCGTGAGCAAGCGAGAACATTAGTAGAACGTATGAAAAAAGACAATCCGTATCTTATTACCGATATGGGTCGTACAACGTCCTATTTATAA